In the genome of Cryptomeria japonica chromosome 8, Sugi_1.0, whole genome shotgun sequence, one region contains:
- the LOC131857716 gene encoding uncharacterized protein LOC131857716: MRPAHQYYLRRNRSNTNLQNSPKTEEEGDPFSAPAMGDRDGERGEPSTREMLSGLSRGQRELQATLQQMAIEFTQHLTRADQGNNTNRGNNGNQGNNTNQGNNANQGGGQGNGGNGDALVNRGTRTYAREGSSTTRPLMP; encoded by the coding sequence ATGCGTCCAGCACATCAGTATTACTTGAGGAGAAACAGGTCAAACACAAACCTACAGAATTCACCAAAGACTGAAGAGGAGGGTGACCCTTTTTCAGCACCAGCCATGGGTGACAGAGATGGGGAAAGGGGAGAACCTAGCACTAGGGAGATGCTCAGTGGTCTTTCTAGGGGTCAGAGGGAGCTTCAAGCTACATTGCAGCAGATGGCTATAGAATTTACACAACATTTGACGAGAGCAGATCAAGGCAATAATACCAACCGAGGTAATAATGGCAACCAAGGTAATAATACCAATCAGGGTAATAATGCTAATCAGGGAGGTGGACAGGGTAATGGAGGTAATGGAGACGCATTGGTTAATAGGGGAACCAGGACATATGCTAGAGAAGGTTCTTCTACTACAAGACCACTCATGCCATAG